The sequence CCTGTGCGCCGTGCTGATCCGTTACGGTAAGGGTTACCGGATAAACACCTGGCTTGCCGATCGTTGCCGATACCTCTTTCCCCATCCGCTTTTCTGAGCCGATCTGCCAGGAGTACGTCAGTTGATCACCGGGATCATAATCTTTCGAGCCAGCCGCCGACAGCGCGATTGTCATTGGTGCGGCTCCATATCGTTTATCAATCCGAATATCAGCGATCGGGTTTCGATTGCCTTCTGAATAGTCGACCCGAATCAGTCCGGCATCGGTGTTGTTGGCAAACCAATTGGTGCCGTACGCCAATATGTACAAAGAACCGTCGCGATTGAACTGCATATCCATCGGAGCAATTAATTTCAGATGGCTCAGAAAGGGCTCCATGCGTACATAATTGCCGTCTTTATCGAGCGTTACGGCCATCATCCATCGGCGTATCCAATCATAGATCAGTAGCTTACCATCGTAATAATCAGGTAATCGGTTCTTTTTATCGGCAAACTGATCACGGTAGTAGATCGGGCCCGCCATGGCACTGGCCCCGCCTTTGCCCACCAAAGGAAACCGTTTCGACGCCTGTTTGCCGTACCAGATCATCGCTGGCTGGGCCGCTGGCAGTTCACGAATACCCGTATTATGGGGTGAGTTGTTGACCGGATGCAACGGGTCTTGTTTAGGGCCTTCCTGCTTGGTCGCAAAGTCATATTTCGGGAAGGCCTCGTTGTTGCCCAGAAAATACGGATATCCGAAAAAGCCGGGCTTCCGGGCCTGATTGATTTCGTCATAACTCAGCGTACCTTCTTCGGCAGGCACATTCGTATCGGGGCCGACATCCCCCCAATACACATACCCATTCTTCGGATCGACCGACAACCGGAATGGATTCCGGCAGCCCATCACATAAATCTCAGGCCGCCCTCTGGAACCATCTTTTGGAAACAGATTGCCATCGGGGATGGAATAGGTGCCATCAGCTTCGGGTTTAATACGAAGGATTTTACCGCGCAGATCCTTGCTGTTGGCGGTTGACGCCTGATCATCGGAGAGTTCGCGACCGGGCCGTTCGTCGGTTGGGTTGTGCCCTTCGATTTCCTCGGCATTGGTGTTATCTCCGGTAGAGAGGTACAATAAACCATTCGAAAAGGTCAGGTAACCCGCCGAGTGACAACAATATTTACGCTGAGTCGGAATCTCCAGCAATACTTTTTTCGACGCCTGACTGAGCTGATCGCCTTTCAGTTCATAACGAGCCAGTTGGCTAACCCACTTTTCACCCCTAACTCCGTAATAAAGATAAATCCAGTTGTTCTGCACAAAATCCGGATCAACAGCCACCCCAGAAGCCCATCCTCGATGCCGCTGAACACATTGATATGGGCAATGGTTTTGAGTTGTTTAAGCTCAGCATCGTATAATCGAACACCTCCTTTTCGCTCTACAATCAACACGTTGTTGTTGGGCAAAATGCCCATTCCCATCGGTTCGTCCAGCCCCTGCACCAACTGCATGGCCGTAAAGCGACTACTGTCGGGCGCATCGGTTCGCTGCTCCGACCAGAGCTGTGGTGATCGCTGCGACGTGAACGAAAACCACAATGTCGTCAGCAGCAAAAAGGCATTCATCAATTTCATAATGTTCGTCAGGGGGTTTAGGATGAGTAATACGCCTGGAAAGCGCCGAAACCGAAGGCTGGCCGCATCCAGTCGAAAGTAGGAGCCAGCATCTACTCTACTGTGCTTTCCAGTCGCATCACTTCGTTACTGAACGCGTTTTTCCATATCGGGCAACGTGACTTCAACCATGCGTCCGATGGGTTTTCCATTCCGGTAGGCCACAACCTTTACCCGATCGGCCCCTTTTGGCATCAGGAAAGGCTGGGTATACAAAGGAAAATGGTCGTCAGGCACCGTATTATCCGTCGAATAATAAAGATAAGTATCGGGCAGCTCACTACTAAGCAAGATTTCCATCATGCCCATTGGGTGTTTTTTCAGCGTAACAATCGGGTTGTAGACACTACGCGAGTAATTCACCTCCTGCGCATCGAATCGCTTGAAATGAGTTTCCATCCGATCGACAAAATTGGGCCAGTTCCGCCGTTCTTTTGGCGACCATAACACCTCGGCCAGGGCAAACGCCCGTGGCCAGACCATGTATTCGGCATGGCGGTTATTCGGTACACTTTCAGCCCAGAGATTGCCCTGCCCACCCAGAATTAAGTTAACATCGACGCTGTCGGGAACCGGCTCGAACGTGTACGACGTGCTCAGCCGATTGATGCCATACGTACTGGGTTCGGCCGATGCTTCACCCTGGTATAAATCGAGGTAACAGAACTGGTACGGTGTCATAATAACCGGGTGGCCCTGTTTGGCTGCTTCAATACCGCCTTTCATACCACGCCAGCTCATGACGGTCGCATCGGGTGCGAGACCGCCTTCCAGAATTTCATCCCAGCCAATCAGCTTTTTCCCTTTCGACTGCACGATCTTTTCGACCCGCTTAATGAAATAACTCTGCAACTCTTCCACACTGCTGAGGTTATTGGCAGCCATGGTGGTTTTACACTCCTCGCAGCTGGACCAGAAACCTTTGTACGCTTCGTCGCCACCAACGTGGATATAAGGGCCTGGAAATAGTTGAGCAATCTCGGTGAATACCTTGTCGATGAACAAATACGTGCTGTCGTTGCAGGGATTGAGCGTATTGTCTTCGAGTTTATAGAATTTACCATTGGGTGGCACAACCACCTGCTTTTTGCCGCAGGTCAGGCTGGGGTAAGCCGCAATGGCCGACATGATGTGGCCCGGCATATCGATCTCCGGTACGACGGTGATATGTCGCTCCTGAGCATATTGGACAATTTCACGGATATCGTCCTGCGTGTAAAAACCACCATACGATGGCAATTCGCCCGGTTGTGGATTCTCAATATCCCACCAGCGACCCGTTCGGGGCACACGCCAGGCACCTACTTCCGTCAATTTAGGCAGGCTATTGATCTGAATACGCCATCCCTGATCGTCGGTCAGGTGCCAGTGGAAAACGTTGAATTTGTACAGCGCCATTTGATCGATAAACCGCTTTACAAACGCCTTATCGAAAAAGTGACGACTCACATCCAGCATCAATCCGCGCCAGCCAAACCGGGGCTGGTCGCGAATGTGCAGAGCCGGAACTGACTGGTCACGGAATGATTTCGCAACAGGCAGCAATTGACGAATCGTTTGCAGACCATAGAACAGTCCGGCGGCTTCAGGAGCCGTCAGAATAATACCCGTTGGTGCCACCACCAGATCATACCCTTCCGGCCCTACGCCCGCTACGGGAGCTAATCGAACCGTAATGGCTTTGGTGGGTCTGGCCATATCTGTTGTCGGAATTCCGGGCAGATTATCCGTCACCATTTTGCGCACATCGGGGGCGGGTGTCAGTATTGATAGGCGGGTTTGGGCGGTGATTGCAAACGCGCCAATAGCTGGTTCAAGCGTTTGTGGAGCAGGAATAAGCGCTGGAATCGGTACCTGGGCCGAAGCCGTAACCGCCAGCAAGAGCAGAACAATTAATTTATGCATTATAAATAAGGTTTAGAACAACCGTCTCTTAGACGTAAATCCGCGCTTACGGTTTAGGCCATTGGGTTTCAATTCCCTGCGAGCGAATCATCGTCTGAAATCCATCGAGCAACTGTTCTTTCTCCCGCACGACGCGCGGAATTACTTTCTTATCAAGCGAATACGCAACCAGCATCCCTACAGCCTCCCCGATGCTCCACTCCACCGGATGCAGTCGATAACAGCCATTGGTAATGTGTGTTGTACCGATGTTTTTATTGGCAGGCAGCAGGTTTTCGACCCGTTTTGGCAATAAAGCCCCCAATGGGATCTGGAAGGGCAGGGAACCAAAATCAATGTAGTTATTGCCGCCCGTACTGGGGTGTAAATCAATATGGTAATAGCCCACGCCTACGCTGTCGGAAAATTCGGCAGCAGTATTGTCGGTCTTCTTTCCCGTTATCAATGCCCGGTTATCGGCACCGACATGCTCTTCCAGGACGGTAAATACCGCTTTGATGCGCCTTGATTCCCGGATGTACGGGTATTTGGCCAGACCATCTTCAGTGCCCATCATATCACCACGCAGGCGAAGGCCGGTCCATCCCAGCCCGCCATCGGGGCGTGGGGCTTCGGTCTGAAGCCAATAGAGCAGCGATAAGCTCAACTGCTTGGCCCGCTCAACGTGTTTCTTAAAATCCTTTTCGCTGGCCCCGATCAGGTTACCGAGCGAGTAATCGTTCTGTGGCCAGTTTACGCTCGAAATGTCGCCCGCATACGTACCGGGTTTGAAGTTGTCTTTGCTGATAATCCGGCGGTAATTCCACAGGTTGAGGCTATCGCCAGTGCTGACTCCTTCGGGATGAAAACCCAGCTTTTTCGGTTCCAGCGTTTTAGGATTCGAATAGGCCAGATCCAGCAGTTTACCAGACCAAACGGGTGTAACCTTAGGGGTATAGTTGCGCCAGAAATCGTACTCTTTGGGCTTATCGATGACGTGGTTAGTACCCGGAATATAATCCATCGCAAAGCACATCGTAAATGCCTGACAGTTGTCCGGATCGGCCTTTTCGGGGGCGTGTAGCTCCCGCGTTTCCTGGCGCGATTCAGCTCCAGTCACGAATTCGGTGCCGGTCAGCGGCAACAGATCACCCAGTTCGGTAGCATCGACAAAATAAGAGGCCGACAGGATAACTTCGTTGCCTGTCTGCTGGCTAACGGCTTTGAGGGCACGGACTTTATCGCCACTAACATCGGCACCCGTAATTTTGTGTTCGATCAGCACGGTTAGCTGACCCGCGCTGATGTAGGGCGCCAGCATCTGTTGCAGAACCGCCAGTGCCACCCGTGGTTCATGGCAGAGTTTCGACACAACCCCATCGCCGGGATTCAGATTCGGGCGTGTTTTGGCCGACTCCGTCAATGGATAATTCTGGCGATAGTAGTTTCGGATGGCGTTCCGAAAATCACGGTAAAGCTTCGTTGCTCCATGCGTTTCAATCCACTGATGTTCATCAGGCGGAACGCCCTGCTGGGTCAATTGGCCGCCAATCCAGTCGGTTTCTTCGGTTAAAACCACTGTCAGTTTATTCCGTAAGGCAGCCAGAGCCGCAGCGCAACCACCCAACCCGCCACCGGCTATGACCAGATCGACCTTGCGTTCGGCCTGGCCGACTCGCCAAAAGGATTGCCCGACAAGGCTATGGGCAGTTGCAGGAAATGTCAGCAGTGGCGCCGTTAAAGCAGCGCCACTGCTGATCGATAATCGTTCAATAAAATTCCGTCGATTCATTCGTACTAAGCTAAAAATCTTCTGTGTAGCGGTGGGTTTCTATTGCCAGGATATAGCCTATAAAACACCACCGCTACAGATTCTACCAACCAGAATTTTGCGTCAGCAGTGGGTTAATGTCACGTTCAGATTGTGGAACGGGCAGCAAGGTAAGTTTTGGATACCAGAATCGGTTTTCGCGCACGTAGCGAAGGCTTTCACTTCCTGTGTAAACGGGAATACTGTTGAGATCGTGGGCAGCACTCGTTTTAAAGGTCGGGGCCGCAGGTACTTTAGCCGGATCTTTGGCAGCACCCATCACCGGCTGCGGCATCGCAATATCAGCGATTCCCCACCGGCGAATATCGAACCAGCGGAAGCCCTCCATCGCCAGCTCGGCAACGCGCTCACGACGAATCAACTGACGGAGTTTATTCTGATCTTTCTGAATGGCCACCTCTACGATTGGTTGACCGGCACGTTTTCGAACCAGATTCATGGCATTGATCACCGAATCGTCGAGCTGGTTGAGCTCAATTCTGGCTTCGGCATACATCAGCAGGATCTCGGCGTAGCGCATCATGATGAATCCAACCCGCGCCGTAAACGCATCTTCGGCCGTCAACGTGTATTTGGCATGCAGTAAGCCGACGCCACTTTTAGCCGGTCCAAAGGCATTGTCGAAATCAGCGTTAGTACTGGTTGACCAGGCACCACTCGCATTTCTGAACGAGGTCGTGTTCTTGTAAATGTCGTATACCAGTGTTTTCAGGTTCATCGAGATCGTATCGCCCGGAATCGCTACCGTATACTTTAACCGAAGATCACGATTCCGGCTGGGTTTGGCCGGATCATATACCGACGACTCATCGATACGTTTTCCATCTTTCGCTTCGAACATATCGACCAGTCGTTGCTGCGGAAACCGCCCGGACTGGCCACCAGCCGCCCGCGAAATACTGCCCAGTGGAAGGTATGTAATCGAATTTGCATCGGCTTCCGAATGAAGAATCTGGTACATGATCTCTTTCCCGGTATTGGCCGTTTGCCCCGTCCGCGTGAACAACTCACCAAAGTTTGGATTCAGATTCAGCCCGGCCCCGTCGATGATCTGTTTGGCCGCATCGGCGGCAACCTGATACTCTTTGTTGAAGAGCGCCGTACGTGCTTTATAGCCCAGCGCAACGGCCTTGCTCATCCGCCCCGGATCGGCAGGAGCCCAGGCCAGAACGGCTGCGGCAGCATCTAATTCACTGTACATAAACTTGATAACATCCGCCTTAGGCGTACGGGTTTGTGAATAAAACTCCGTTGGCAGTAAAGGTTTGGTGATCAGGGGCACATCACCAAACAGAAATACCAGATAAAAATACGCATAGGCACGCAACACCCGCGCTTCGGCCTGAAGCCGGTTATAGGTAGCGGCTGGCACATTATTTTTGCCAACTTCCATGCCTTCGAGCATCGTATTCGCCTGCTGAATGGTGGTGTAGGCAAAGGTCCAGATGGCTTTTGGATGTGCGTTGAACACGTCGAAATTGCCTTCCCCCAAATCAACCGCCCGCAATAGGGCAATATCTGTCCAGCCGTCCATAATCGACTGATAGGGTGTATTGCCGGTATTCCAGTAAGCCGATTTGTAAATGCCGTTCAGGGCAACATTCATTTCGGTCTGGTTATTAAAAAACTGACCCGTAGCCGGAGCATCCAGCGGGACCTGTTCGAGGTAATCTTTGCAGCCCGAAAACAAGGTCATCGACAGGCACAAACTTGTTATGTAGAGAAGTCTTTTTTTCATGGCTTTAGAAATTGATGTTCAGACCAACGGTATAGGTTCGCATGATGGGGTAAAACTCACCGCCCGTATCACGTTGCTCCGGATCGAAACCGGGGAAGAATTTCGTCCAGGTAACCAGATTCTGGCCACTCACATAGACCCGTGCCGACTTGATTTTCGCTTTCGTGGTCAAAGCGGTTGGCAGCGTATAGCCCAGAACGACGTTTTTCAGGCGCAGATAAGCAGCCGAACGCACCCAGAAGGACGACGTCACGTAATTATTCGGAATGCTGTTGACCGTAAGGCGGGGGTAAGCGGCTCCGGTATTTTCCGGCGACCAGTAGTCTTTCTGGTACTCAAACATGGTTCCCTGAAAGTTTGCCGAGTAGAAGGGTTGTGCCGCCGTGCCCGACAGGTAATTATCTTTCTTGCCAACGCCCTGAAAAAAAGCCGTGAAATCGAAGCCTTTGTATTGTGCCGACAGGTTCACACTATATTCGTAACGAGGGAAATAATTGCCCAGAATGGCCCGGTCGTAGCTGTCGATTTTGTTATCCGGAACACCGTTAGGCCCACTGATGTCGCGGTACCGAATATCGCCCGCAGCCGAGTTTCCGTATTGGAAGGGTGCATTCTTCACTTCTTCCGCGCTCTGAAACAGCCCATCGGCGATGTAGCCGTAATACGAATCCAGGGCGTAACCTTCCTGCTGAATCGTAGCTCCGTTGATAATCTGTTTTCCGCCGTTATTGAGCAGCGTATTCTTTACATCCGATGCATTTACCTGCACCTGATAGCTGAAATCGCGGATTTTGTCACGCCAGCCAATCCCCAGTTCCCAGCCTTGATTGCGCATCGAACCGGAATTGACAAAAGGGGCTGTAAGGCCAACATAGGCCGGAACCGGCACCAGCTGGAGCATGTCGACAATGTCGCGCTGGAAGAAATCGGCGGTTATGTTCAGGCGATTGCGTAGCAAACTGAAGTCGCCACCGATGTCCAGAATTTTCGAGGTTTCCCAGCGTATGTTGGGGTTAGCCGCCGTTGTCAGGGCGTAGCCCGGATTGACGGTGTTGTTGAAATAGTAATTGTAGGCCGAACCCGAGTTAAACAGTGAATAGGTTGGGTAATAGTCGGCGACACCGTTCCGGATCAGGTTCTGGTTTCCCAGCGAACCATACGAAGCCCGAATTTTTGCTTCGTTGACCACTTTATTGATCCCCGCCCAGAATTTTTCCTGCGAAAGTCGCCAGCCTGCCGACACGGACGGGAACAGTTGCCACCAGTTGCTCTCCCTGAACCGCGACGACGCATCCCAGCGACCATTCACTTCCAGCAGGTATTTTTCGTCGTAATTATAGTTCAACCGACCATAGGCCGACACCATCGAGTAACGGCTTTCACCACCGCTCATGCTTTGCCCCAGTTGATCGCCACTGTTCAGGTAGGGTCGGTCGGGCGAGAGCAGATTCTGGCGGAATGTATTCACAAAACTCGTCCGAAAATCTTCGGTACTGAAGCCGCCCAATAGCGTGAAGCCGTGTTTACCAAACGATTTGTTATAGGTAGCCTGCGCCCGGAACAGATTCTGGTAGTTCTGGGAATAATTGTCACTCAGCGAATTCAGAGCGGGCCAGGGCCGTGCAAAAACAAGCGTATTGTTGGCCACATCGGCGTTATAGATGTCGTACTGGTCCATGAACTGCCGATTGCGCGATGTGTAGTAGTTGGCGCTATACGTTGCGAGTAACTCCAGGCCCGAAATCAGCGTATAGGTCAGCGATCCTTTGATGATCTGCGAATCGGTCAGATTCCGGTTAAAACCACCATCCTGCGCCTGAGCTGCCGGGTTTGCGTTCGACCAGCCCTCTCCCCACTGGCCGGTATTATATTGACCGGGCGTAATGGCCGGAAAACCCAGCATTTCGCGAATAATGTACTGAGGAGTATTCTGTCCCGGCCACAGGCGGTTCGATTTATTCAGGACCAGATCCATCGAGGCCGACAGCTTATTGGTGATTGCCACGTCGGTATTGAACCGCAGATCCATCCGTTTGTAGTTCGTGTTGGCTGTCAACCCATTCTGATCCAGAAAGCTGCCCGATGCGAACAATTTAACACGCTCACCACCAACCGATACATTGAGGTTATGGTTCTGCATCAGACCATTATTGGTCAATACCAGCTTCCGCCAATCGGTGTTGAACAGCGTCAGATTATCCGGGCCCTTTTTCTCATAAGCCGCAATTTGCTGGGTAAACGCGGCCGGAAGGCCACTATTGGCCTGAGCCACATCCCAGAATTTCATGTGCTCCAACCCATTTACTTTTTGGGGCAGATCGGTTGGTTCCTGCTTCAGGCCGTAGGCGTTATAACTGACATTGACACCTTTTGCGCCCCGCTTGGTCGTAACCAGTACAACGCCATTGGCGGCCCGCGAACCATAGACTGCAGCGGCAGCGGCATCTTTCAGAATCGAAATGCTGGCAATGTTATTGGGATCGATAGCATCCAGACTCATCTCGACGTTATCGACCAGAATCAACGGGTTCTGGCCAGCGTTGATCGAACCGACTCCGCGGATACGAATCGTTCCTGCATCACCGCCCGGCACACCCGATTGCTGGGTGATAGTAACTCCCGGCGCGGCTCCCTGCAACGCCAGCGATGTCGAACCTACCTGCCGATTTGTGAGCGATTTACTTTCGATCACGGCCACAGAACCGGTGAGGTTCACTTTCTTCTGTGTTCCATAACCGACCACAACTACTTCATTCAGCATTTTGGTGTCTTCGGCCAGCGCAGCATCATACTCTCCGGCTCCATTGAACGGAACCTCTTTGCCCACTGTCCCCATGAACGAAAACACAAGCGTACCACTTTGCTCATTCACCCGTAATGTATAGCGCCCATCCGCGTCCGTTGTGGTACCCAACGTCGTGTTTTTGACAACCACAGTCACCCCCGGCAGAACGGCACCGTTCGCATCGGTAACTTTCCCCCGAAGCACCTGGCTCTGGGCAAAAACATTGGCGTGTTGGCACAGCGTGATCAGCAAAGCCAATAGCCAGCTTATACGCCATCTCTGCGTAAATAAGTGTTGCATAATTAAATTTATCTGGTGTTAGTAAAGAGAAAACGAGGATTAGTTTTCGGGAACAGAGTGACAGCTTATCGTAAAATCGATCATGGCTTCGAAGGTGCGGTTCCAGGGCAGGTCAAACCGTAATGCCGTGGGTTTGGTACAGCGAACGGCTTGCTGTAAGCTTCCGGGTCGCTTCTGTTCGTAATTGGTAACCAGCTCATCGAATGATTGCTGAAGAAGTTTCAGGCAGTACGCTTCAACCTGACTGGTTGTCTCATCGCTCATGAGCGTTGAACTTCGCCCGACCTGTTTGGCAAACTGGTTGGCCTTCGCCCGGATCAGGTTGTGGAAATAATAATCATCGAGCACCCGGTGAATCAGAAACCAGCTCTGGGCCGTCCAGATGCGATTGGCTACGCTGGATTGTTTCATTAGTTTTGCTTCACCCAGCGTGAAAATCACTCCCTGCGGCAAGGCCGTTCCGATCGTGTTGCCCGCCGTATTCCAGGACGCATACCCGCTTAATTCAGGCAGTAAATGCCGTTTTTCCAGCGCCATTGTAAAGGGGGTATCTCCTCCCTGTACATCGCCTTTCGGATCGATATCGGCGACGATGACGCGTTTGTTTTGTTTGATTTTCGCGTCTATTTCATCCGCAAAGCTATCGGCCCGACCGGGTTCAAACCGCGAGGCAAAGACGTAATACAGGACATCGGCATCGCGCTCATCATTTACCTCCTGCGAACCGGTAGCTTTGATATGATAGCTAACCGTCTGACGCAAAGGCCGGTCTTCGAAAGGCATTACCGTGTTACCGAGCTTTTCTGAGGAGTAAACAGCTTTCACCTTCGGCGAATAGGTTGCATGTTTATTGAGTGCACGCGCCAGCAACAGCATCGACACTTCGTCGGCGCCGGGTTGTACGGCAATTTTGTCGGTCAGTTTTAGCCGTCGGGTTTCTGTGATCAGCGTTTCCCGGTCGGCAATATGAACGCCCTTCGGCTTGGCGTCGTCCTGTGTCAACAACAGGTAATCGATAACTCCCCGCCGAACCAGGTCAATGGCCTGTTGATTCACACGCAGATTGCGGGAGCGAGCCTGTTTGTAGTCTGCTAATCCTTCAGCCGGGATTTCCTGCTCCAGTTTTGCAGTTTCGGCCTTCGCTGCCGGATCGGTAGCCACCGAAATTTCGGCCCACTGAGCCAGCTTTTCGCGGTACGCACCATTCTTGCGGTCAGCCGTCGGAGCAAGGCGCATCACGACACTCTGCCCGTAAATTTTCAAACCAGGTGCCCGCTTACGCATAGTTGCTACAATGTCGAGCCGCTTGATGGCTACCTCGAAGGGCACGTCATGCACCCGCGAACCAACCAACCCACCATAGGCCAGCATATCGAGCGCGATAATGGCGGCATCGAACGACTTCAGATCCTGTTCCTGTAACCAGGAAATGATTTTGTCGGACTGGCCGGGTGTCGTAAATCGGCCGAGTAGCTCCAAAGGTGGTGTAACGACCTGTGCGTCGCCAATGAGGCCCATTCGCTGCGTAAACTGTAAGCAGGGCGGGCGGTCATCGAGCGGAATCAGCAGAATCCGGGCGTTGTAGGCAGGCTCTTTGCCAGCAAAAGCCGAAAGACTTAAGCCAGCAACGAACACAAGAAAGGTTAGGAAACGAGTCATGTTTTTGGAAGGGAGAAAAATTATAGGTCAGTAGCTGCTTTATAGCCGTTGATCCCGTAGAAAAGGATGTAGCCGTAGCAGACTATAGGCAGCAGAAAGGCAATGGGCCACGTAAAATGATCGATCAGCAGACCCTGGCAGAACGACACTACGGCCCCGCCCGCAATGGCTGTTGAGAGCAAACCCGAAGCCTGGGTCGTGAATTTGCCCAGCCCCTGCACCGCCAGCGAAAAAATGATCGCGAACATGATGGAGTTACACAACCCAACGGCGATCATTGTCCAGACGGCCAGATGGCCCGCCGAGTTGATTGAAATCGCAACCAACGCAATAGCTACGGTAGCGCAAACGGCCAGAATAGAGGACGGCTTCACCGATTTTAGCAGAAGTGCACCCACAAACCGGCCAATCAGCATGCTCCCCCAGTAAAAAGCCACATAGCTGTTCGCGTCTTTTTCCGAAATATGGATGGCATCCGTAATGTAGTTCGTCAGGAAAGTGCCAATGGACACTTCGGCACCGACATAACAGAAAATGCCGCCGAGGCCGAACCGAAGATTCCGAAACGAGAAAACACTTTTTCCGGATTCTACCTCATTTGTTCCGGCAGTAGCTTTGATGACAGGTAAGCGAAGCCACCACACAACCAGCGCAATACAGGCCAGTAACGCAGCGATTCCCAGGTAGGGATACCGGACGGCATCGCTCGATGCATGACTTTGTTCGAGCGGAGCCAGAATAAAATAAGCCCCGAACAACGGCGCAACGGTGGTTCCGATGGAGCCTACTCCCTGAATTAGCGTTAGTCGGGAAGAGGCCGTTTTTGCCGGGCCCAAAATTGTGATGTACGGATTGGCCGCCACCTGCAACAACACAATACCAATGGCAATGATGAACAGTGCGGCCAGAAACAGCGCGTATAAATGCAGTGCCGAAGCAGGAAAAAACAAGATCGCTCCCACCGCAGCAATGGCAAACCCCATGACCATACCGGTTTTGTACCCCACTTTCTCTACAATTTTCCCGGCCGGGATCGACATAATTCCGTAGG comes from Spirosoma aureum and encodes:
- a CDS encoding PQQ-dependent sugar dehydrogenase, producing MQNNWIYLYYGVRGEKWVSQLARYELKGDQLSQASKKVLLEIPTQRKYCCHSAGYLTFSNGLLYLSTGDNTNAEEIEGHNPTDERPGRELSDDQASTANSKDLRGKILRIKPEADGTYSIPDGNLFPKDGSRGRPEIYVMGCRNPFRLSVDPKNGYVYWGDVGPDTNVPAEEGTLSYDEINQARKPGFFGYPYFLGNNEAFPKYDFATKQEGPKQDPLHPVNNSPHNTGIRELPAAQPAMIWYGKQASKRFPLVGKGGASAMAGPIYYRDQFADKKNRLPDYYDGKLLIYDWIRRWMMAVTLDKDGNYVRMEPFLSHLKLIAPMDMQFNRDGSLYILAYGTNWFANNTDAGLIRVDYSEGNRNPIADIRIDKRYGAAPMTIALSAAGSKDYDPGDQLTYSWQIGSEKRMGKEVSATIGKPGVYPVTLTVTDQHGAQGLSTTMLHVGNTPPQVSINTTGNRSFYWDNTKLNYQISIKDPEDKSIDPARTTVSFSYLPFGKDIASALSGGHTVTSHLQGEKLLAASDCKACHALEKTSIGPSLKAISVRYTGKSEAVDQLAQKIIKGGSGIWGNYNMSAHPDLSVQDAKEMVGYILSLNQQDVKLPVQGTLPLNEHVGKGSEGAYVLMADYKDEGANGIEPLTAREYIVVRNPLIQMEDNDRGNVGVVIATANTGFISYIRKIYNTSFVVFDKLDLNQVSTIRYRVQSQGAGGRIEVRLDSAQGPVVSTMDIPGGKVQDLKTEWKEVLAPVKSTQGLHNLFFVFTNPDAARKELFHIDWMYFEPKAKP
- a CDS encoding PQQ-dependent sugar dehydrogenase, yielding MKLMNAFLLLTTLWFSFTSQRSPQLWSEQRTDAPDSSRFTAMQLVQGLDEPMGMGILPNNNVLIVERKGGVRLYDAELKQLKTIAHINVFSGIEDGLLGWLLIRILCRTTGFIFITELGVKSGLANWLVMN
- a CDS encoding beta-N-acetylhexosaminidase, coding for MHKLIVLLLLAVTASAQVPIPALIPAPQTLEPAIGAFAITAQTRLSILTPAPDVRKMVTDNLPGIPTTDMARPTKAITVRLAPVAGVGPEGYDLVVAPTGIILTAPEAAGLFYGLQTIRQLLPVAKSFRDQSVPALHIRDQPRFGWRGLMLDVSRHFFDKAFVKRFIDQMALYKFNVFHWHLTDDQGWRIQINSLPKLTEVGAWRVPRTGRWWDIENPQPGELPSYGGFYTQDDIREIVQYAQERHITVVPEIDMPGHIMSAIAAYPSLTCGKKQVVVPPNGKFYKLEDNTLNPCNDSTYLFIDKVFTEIAQLFPGPYIHVGGDEAYKGFWSSCEECKTTMAANNLSSVEELQSYFIKRVEKIVQSKGKKLIGWDEILEGGLAPDATVMSWRGMKGGIEAAKQGHPVIMTPYQFCYLDLYQGEASAEPSTYGINRLSTSYTFEPVPDSVDVNLILGGQGNLWAESVPNNRHAEYMVWPRAFALAEVLWSPKERRNWPNFVDRMETHFKRFDAQEVNYSRSVYNPIVTLKKHPMGMMEILLSSELPDTYLYYSTDNTVPDDHFPLYTQPFLMPKGADRVKVVAYRNGKPIGRMVEVTLPDMEKRVQ
- a CDS encoding FAD-dependent oxidoreductase; amino-acid sequence: MNRRNFIERLSISSGAALTAPLLTFPATAHSLVGQSFWRVGQAERKVDLVIAGGGLGGCAAALAALRNKLTVVLTEETDWIGGQLTQQGVPPDEHQWIETHGATKLYRDFRNAIRNYYRQNYPLTESAKTRPNLNPGDGVVSKLCHEPRVALAVLQQMLAPYISAGQLTVLIEHKITGADVSGDKVRALKAVSQQTGNEVILSASYFVDATELGDLLPLTGTEFVTGAESRQETRELHAPEKADPDNCQAFTMCFAMDYIPGTNHVIDKPKEYDFWRNYTPKVTPVWSGKLLDLAYSNPKTLEPKKLGFHPEGVSTGDSLNLWNYRRIISKDNFKPGTYAGDISSVNWPQNDYSLGNLIGASEKDFKKHVERAKQLSLSLLYWLQTEAPRPDGGLGWTGLRLRGDMMGTEDGLAKYPYIRESRRIKAVFTVLEEHVGADNRALITGKKTDNTAAEFSDSVGVGYYHIDLHPSTGGNNYIDFGSLPFQIPLGALLPKRVENLLPANKNIGTTHITNGCYRLHPVEWSIGEAVGMLVAYSLDKKVIPRVVREKEQLLDGFQTMIRSQGIETQWPKP
- a CDS encoding RagB/SusD family nutrient uptake outer membrane protein — translated: MKKRLLYITSLCLSMTLFSGCKDYLEQVPLDAPATGQFFNNQTEMNVALNGIYKSAYWNTGNTPYQSIMDGWTDIALLRAVDLGEGNFDVFNAHPKAIWTFAYTTIQQANTMLEGMEVGKNNVPAATYNRLQAEARVLRAYAYFYLVFLFGDVPLITKPLLPTEFYSQTRTPKADVIKFMYSELDAAAAVLAWAPADPGRMSKAVALGYKARTALFNKEYQVAADAAKQIIDGAGLNLNPNFGELFTRTGQTANTGKEIMYQILHSEADANSITYLPLGSISRAAGGQSGRFPQQRLVDMFEAKDGKRIDESSVYDPAKPSRNRDLRLKYTVAIPGDTISMNLKTLVYDIYKNTTSFRNASGAWSTSTNADFDNAFGPAKSGVGLLHAKYTLTAEDAFTARVGFIMMRYAEILLMYAEARIELNQLDDSVINAMNLVRKRAGQPIVEVAIQKDQNKLRQLIRRERVAELAMEGFRWFDIRRWGIADIAMPQPVMGAAKDPAKVPAAPTFKTSAAHDLNSIPVYTGSESLRYVRENRFWYPKLTLLPVPQSERDINPLLTQNSGW